Proteins encoded within one genomic window of Rubripirellula tenax:
- a CDS encoding UDP-glucose 6-dehydrogenase, with protein sequence MKICCIGAGYVGGPTMAMIAKQCPEIAVHVVDLNQSRIDAWNSEKLPVYEPGLYEVVAEARQRNLTFSTRVDDAIAEADMIFISVNTPTKTFGVGAGRAANLEFIEKCARQIARVSTGHKIVVEKSTLPVRTAEAVKRILASAENGATFDVLSNPEFLAEGTAVEDLLNPDRVLIGGESKLAIDALADIYANWIPRERILTTNLWSSELSKLTANAFLAQRVSSINAISALCEATGADVDEVARAIGTDSRIGPKFLKASVGFGGSCFQKDILNLVYLCEHFGLREVAAYWEQVVSMNDYQKRRFAEGIVRTMFNTVSDKKIGVWGFAFKKDTNDTRESAAIYVCRDLLRERARVTIYDPRVSEKQIRADLIASCSDMQGVVSEHDRKLIENNVTIAANAYEAASQSHAIVVMTEWDEFKSLDFAKVYASMQQPAFVFDGRNLLDHDQLAKIGFDIHAIGKSLQD encoded by the coding sequence ATGAAAATTTGCTGCATCGGTGCCGGATATGTCGGTGGCCCCACGATGGCCATGATTGCTAAGCAATGCCCCGAGATCGCGGTCCACGTGGTCGATCTGAATCAGTCTCGCATTGATGCTTGGAACTCAGAGAAGTTGCCGGTGTACGAACCGGGGCTCTATGAAGTTGTGGCCGAAGCACGCCAGCGGAATCTGACGTTCTCGACGCGAGTGGACGACGCGATAGCCGAAGCGGACATGATTTTCATTTCGGTCAACACGCCGACGAAAACCTTTGGCGTTGGTGCGGGCCGCGCGGCGAATCTCGAGTTCATTGAAAAGTGCGCGCGACAAATCGCTCGCGTTTCCACCGGACACAAAATCGTTGTCGAAAAATCAACGCTACCGGTTCGCACCGCCGAAGCGGTCAAGCGAATTCTTGCTAGCGCCGAGAACGGTGCCACGTTCGACGTGTTGTCGAACCCGGAATTCTTAGCCGAAGGCACCGCCGTCGAAGATCTTCTGAATCCAGATCGCGTCTTGATCGGCGGCGAGTCGAAGTTGGCAATCGATGCGTTGGCGGACATCTACGCGAATTGGATTCCGCGCGAACGTATTTTGACGACAAACTTGTGGAGCAGCGAGTTGTCAAAGCTGACTGCTAACGCGTTTTTGGCCCAGCGAGTTTCGTCGATCAACGCGATCTCGGCCCTGTGCGAAGCGACCGGCGCCGACGTCGACGAGGTCGCTCGTGCCATCGGTACGGATTCGCGGATCGGGCCGAAATTTTTGAAAGCGTCGGTCGGTTTCGGAGGCAGCTGTTTTCAAAAAGATATTTTGAACTTGGTTTACCTCTGTGAACACTTCGGGCTGCGGGAAGTGGCCGCATACTGGGAACAGGTCGTCAGCATGAACGACTACCAAAAACGTCGGTTCGCGGAGGGCATCGTGCGTACGATGTTCAACACGGTCAGTGACAAGAAGATCGGCGTCTGGGGGTTCGCGTTCAAAAAGGATACGAACGACACGCGAGAATCTGCGGCCATTTATGTGTGCCGCGACCTGCTACGCGAACGCGCGCGGGTCACGATCTATGACCCTCGAGTATCGGAAAAGCAGATTCGCGCCGACTTGATTGCCTCCTGTTCGGACATGCAGGGCGTGGTCAGCGAGCATGATCGTAAGTTGATTGAAAACAATGTCACGATCGCTGCCAACGCCTACGAGGCGGCCAGCCAATCGCACGCGATCGTTGTGATGACCGAATGGGACGAATTCAAGTCGCTCGACTTCGCGAAGGTCTACGCTTCGATGCAACAGCCCGCGTTCGTTTTTGATGGTCGCAACCTGCTTGACCACGACCAGTTGGCCAAGATCGGTTTCGACATTCACGCGATCGGGAAATCGCTGCAAGATTAG
- a CDS encoding FHA domain-containing protein yields the protein MPFEEEVHYAGDYGQLTPIGGGDPIPLVKDRLLVGRRGESDIQLKFPNVSTQHCRMTLEHGYWFVRDLNSRNGIKVDDRAVIRKRLDPGSKLSIARHHYIVEYEPQKLGAYGPPPADDDYMEELKQTSLLDRAGLSRRSDGDKPKSKRSTLD from the coding sequence GGCAATTGACTCCAATTGGCGGTGGGGATCCGATTCCCCTCGTGAAGGATCGATTGCTGGTGGGACGCCGTGGCGAGTCCGACATCCAGTTGAAGTTTCCCAACGTGTCCACGCAGCATTGCCGTATGACGCTAGAACACGGATATTGGTTTGTTCGCGATCTGAACAGCCGCAACGGAATCAAAGTGGACGATCGTGCCGTCATTCGGAAGCGGCTAGATCCCGGCAGCAAATTGTCGATCGCCCGGCACCACTATATCGTCGAATACGAACCGCAAAAGCTGGGCGCCTACGGTCCTCCGCCGGCCGATGATGATTACATGGAAGAATTGAAGCAAACCTCGTTGTTGGATCGTGCCGGTTTGAGTCGTCGATCGGATGGCGACAAGCCCAAGTCCAAGCGATCCACACTCGATTGA
- the tsaD gene encoding tRNA (adenosine(37)-N6)-threonylcarbamoyltransferase complex transferase subunit TsaD, translating to MPILTIESTCDETAAAVIGDDAAVLGQCIATQEKLHEQFRGVVPEVAARAHLERILPVIDTAIRAAGVTPDDLTAIAVADRPGLAGSLLVGVVAAKTLAMAWNKPLVAINHLHAHLYACQLATDQVVYPCIGMVVSGGHTSLYRCDSPLDLEYLGGTIDDAAGEAFDKVAAMLSLGFPGGPAVSRLAAKGDREAHSFPRSMIRDDHFNFSFSGLKTAVRYAIVGPGQQDFSKVDLAEDAKADLCASFEAAVVDVLVAKCARAVRKFGVGRLIVGGGVAANGYLRSRLESAAQRDGFSVVIAPMDLCTDNAVMGAIAIEKIKRGDFAGLDLDITPGLQRGF from the coding sequence ATGCCCATTCTGACCATCGAATCGACGTGTGACGAAACCGCGGCGGCGGTGATCGGCGACGATGCTGCTGTGCTGGGGCAATGCATCGCGACGCAAGAAAAACTGCACGAACAGTTTCGCGGAGTCGTCCCCGAGGTCGCTGCACGGGCGCACCTTGAACGGATCCTGCCCGTCATCGATACGGCGATCCGCGCCGCCGGCGTGACCCCCGATGATCTGACGGCCATTGCGGTTGCCGATCGGCCCGGCTTGGCCGGTTCGCTGTTGGTCGGCGTTGTCGCGGCGAAGACCCTTGCGATGGCTTGGAACAAGCCGCTGGTTGCGATCAACCATCTGCACGCCCATTTGTACGCATGCCAATTGGCAACTGATCAGGTTGTTTATCCGTGCATCGGCATGGTGGTCAGCGGCGGTCACACCAGCCTTTATCGCTGCGACAGCCCGCTCGATCTGGAATACCTAGGCGGCACCATCGATGACGCTGCCGGCGAAGCGTTTGACAAAGTCGCGGCGATGTTGAGTCTGGGGTTCCCGGGCGGCCCCGCAGTTTCTCGATTGGCGGCGAAGGGTGATCGCGAAGCTCACTCGTTTCCGCGGTCGATGATTCGGGATGACCACTTCAATTTCAGCTTCAGCGGGCTGAAAACGGCCGTTCGATACGCCATCGTTGGGCCCGGCCAGCAGGACTTTTCGAAAGTCGATTTGGCCGAAGATGCCAAGGCCGATCTGTGTGCGTCGTTCGAAGCCGCCGTCGTCGACGTCTTGGTCGCGAAGTGTGCGCGAGCGGTTAGGAAATTCGGCGTCGGTCGGTTGATCGTCGGCGGCGGCGTTGCGGCCAACGGGTATTTGCGAAGCCGATTGGAATCGGCTGCCCAACGAGACGGTTTTTCCGTCGTGATTGCACCCATGGACCTTTGCACTGACAACGCTGTGATGGGCGCGATCGCGATCGAGAAGATAAAACGGGGCGACTTTGCGGGCTTGGATTTGGACATCACGCCGGGACTGCAACGCGGCTTTTGA
- a CDS encoding alpha-keto acid decarboxylase family protein — MSVPVKSAESNDHGHRSTANLSIGGYLIQRLRDYGIEDIFGIPGDYVLSFYSELERSPINVVGCTREDCAGFAADAYSRLRGMGALCVTYCVGGLSVCNSIAGAYAEKSPVVVISGSPGLRERSVGALLHHMVRDFRTQVDVFEKFTIAGAELNDPLTAFAEIDRVLDACDRFKRPVYIELPRDMVHVVPAVAHGYAPVTRRHDSSATAEAIKETVGRIAAATRPVIVAGVEMHRFRLQDELVRLAETTGIPIATTMLGKSVVSERHPMFIGLYEGAIGDAAVTQFVEDSDLVLLLGAFLSDINLGIFSAKLNPDHCVYATSESLRISHHHFHDVDLKEFISGLIEASPASNSRAIPEALRLSSRLAQDSPGTDDGSGAHPLRTSRMMERLNDYLDADTIVIADVGDSLFAATELTIHDRGEFLSPAYYTSMGFSIPAALGAATARPDHRIVVLVGDGAFQMTGQELSTLVRDGHNPIVILLDNHGYGTERYLHAGTWKYNEIHPWKYSELLNIYGRGKSYVVDTESAYADALAAAWNEPSTPHLIQAKLMENDASETLKKMAARMGENVK; from the coding sequence ATGAGTGTTCCGGTAAAGTCAGCCGAGTCGAATGACCACGGACATCGCAGTACTGCGAACCTTTCGATCGGCGGATATCTGATTCAGCGACTTCGCGACTACGGCATCGAGGACATTTTTGGAATTCCCGGTGACTACGTGCTTTCGTTCTACAGCGAATTGGAACGCAGTCCCATCAACGTTGTCGGGTGCACGCGAGAAGATTGTGCAGGGTTCGCCGCCGACGCATACTCGCGACTGCGAGGGATGGGCGCGCTGTGTGTGACGTACTGTGTTGGCGGATTGAGTGTTTGTAATTCGATCGCGGGCGCGTACGCTGAAAAATCACCCGTGGTGGTGATCTCGGGATCGCCGGGGCTGCGCGAGCGATCCGTGGGCGCGTTGCTGCACCACATGGTCCGCGATTTTCGAACTCAAGTCGATGTGTTTGAAAAGTTCACGATCGCGGGCGCCGAACTGAATGATCCGTTGACCGCGTTTGCGGAAATCGATCGAGTCCTTGATGCGTGTGATCGGTTCAAGCGGCCTGTCTATATCGAACTGCCTCGTGACATGGTTCATGTCGTTCCGGCCGTTGCGCATGGATACGCCCCCGTGACGCGCCGGCACGATTCGTCGGCGACTGCCGAAGCGATCAAAGAAACGGTCGGCCGCATCGCCGCGGCGACTCGGCCCGTGATCGTCGCCGGTGTCGAAATGCACCGATTCCGACTGCAAGATGAATTGGTTCGGTTAGCTGAAACGACCGGTATCCCGATCGCCACAACGATGTTGGGCAAGAGTGTCGTCAGCGAGCGGCATCCAATGTTCATTGGTTTGTATGAAGGGGCGATAGGTGATGCAGCGGTGACTCAGTTTGTCGAGGACAGTGATTTGGTGTTGCTGTTGGGAGCATTCCTGAGCGACATCAATCTGGGAATCTTTAGCGCGAAACTGAATCCGGATCACTGTGTGTATGCGACCAGCGAATCGCTTCGGATTTCACACCACCATTTTCACGATGTCGATTTGAAGGAGTTCATTTCCGGATTGATCGAAGCATCGCCGGCATCGAATAGCCGCGCGATCCCAGAAGCACTTCGCTTGTCCAGCCGCTTGGCACAGGATTCGCCGGGAACCGACGATGGCAGTGGTGCGCATCCGCTTCGCACCAGCCGAATGATGGAACGGCTAAACGACTATTTGGATGCCGATACGATCGTGATTGCGGACGTTGGTGATTCGCTATTCGCGGCCACCGAGTTGACGATCCATGACCGCGGTGAATTTCTGAGCCCGGCTTACTATACGTCGATGGGATTCAGTATCCCTGCGGCACTCGGGGCGGCGACCGCACGTCCCGATCACCGGATCGTTGTCCTGGTCGGCGACGGCGCGTTTCAAATGACGGGGCAAGAACTGAGCACGCTTGTTCGTGATGGCCACAATCCGATCGTGATACTGTTGGACAACCACGGGTACGGCACCGAACGCTATCTGCATGCCGGGACGTGGAAGTACAACGAAATTCATCCCTGGAAGTACTCGGAACTGCTGAACATCTACGGTCGCGGCAAGAGCTATGTCGTTGATACCGAATCGGCCTACGCCGATGCTTTGGCGGCCGCATGGAATGAACCGTCCACGCCGCATTTGATCCAAGCCAAGTTGATGGAAAACGATGCCAGCGAGACGCTAAAGAAGATGGCCGCTCGCATGGGCGAAAACGTGAAGTAA
- a CDS encoding Gfo/Idh/MocA family protein → MSESVCRWGFLGTAAISRKVWKAIRVSGNGRVVAVASRSAARAQEYIDQCSAEVPAAAAQEPVLAIESYQALLDRDDIDAVYIPLPTGLRAAWVIAAAKAGKHVLCEKPAAVHTDDLQAMIDACTAGGVQFMDGVMFDHSERMREIHRSLRDDSPIGTLRRINSHFSFRGDDTFQQSNIRTNAQLEPHGALGDLGWYCIRFTLWAANFAMPTHVRGQTLTALRGSDSEAEVPGEFTGEMRFADGLTASFYCSFLTANQQTATVSGDGGYVTVDDFVLPFYGAESSWRESHNVLSIDNCRWNFSEHTTRKSVVEFSSGESNAQEVNMVRRLAQAALSNTVDTFYPELTIKTQKILDACRRSDASAGKWIAP, encoded by the coding sequence ATGAGCGAGTCAGTTTGCCGTTGGGGATTCCTGGGTACCGCGGCAATTTCGCGGAAAGTATGGAAAGCGATTCGGGTCAGCGGCAACGGTCGCGTCGTTGCGGTCGCCAGCCGTTCGGCCGCCCGCGCGCAAGAATACATCGACCAGTGTTCCGCCGAGGTTCCCGCCGCGGCTGCCCAAGAACCGGTCTTGGCGATCGAGTCCTACCAAGCGCTGCTGGATCGAGACGACATCGATGCGGTCTACATTCCGCTTCCCACGGGCTTACGCGCCGCCTGGGTCATCGCTGCTGCGAAGGCCGGCAAACACGTGTTGTGCGAAAAGCCAGCGGCAGTACACACCGACGATTTGCAAGCGATGATTGACGCCTGCACAGCCGGGGGTGTTCAGTTTATGGACGGCGTGATGTTCGACCATAGCGAACGGATGCGAGAGATCCATCGGTCGCTTCGTGACGATTCGCCGATCGGAACATTGCGAAGAATCAACAGCCATTTTTCGTTTCGCGGGGACGACACGTTCCAACAATCCAACATCCGCACGAATGCACAATTGGAACCCCACGGCGCGCTTGGCGACCTGGGCTGGTACTGCATTCGATTCACATTGTGGGCAGCCAACTTTGCGATGCCTACGCATGTCCGAGGGCAAACCTTGACCGCGCTTCGGGGCAGCGATTCCGAAGCGGAAGTTCCCGGCGAGTTCACGGGCGAAATGCGATTCGCTGACGGATTGACGGCTTCGTTCTATTGCTCGTTCTTGACCGCCAACCAGCAAACCGCCACCGTTTCGGGCGACGGCGGTTACGTCACGGTCGACGATTTCGTGCTGCCCTTCTATGGCGCCGAATCCAGTTGGCGTGAGAGTCACAATGTGTTGTCGATCGACAATTGTCGTTGGAATTTCTCCGAACATACAACGCGCAAATCCGTCGTCGAATTTTCCAGCGGCGAATCGAACGCACAGGAAGTCAACATGGTGCGTCGTTTAGCGCAGGCGGCGCTCTCGAACACGGTCGACACGTTCTATCCTGAGTTGACAATCAAGACGCAAAAAATCCTTGACGCATGCCGTCGTAGCGACGCGAGCGCCGGGAAATGGATCGCGCCTTAA
- a CDS encoding protein kinase domain-containing protein: MSDFLILDGDTPIRNPGDRETQGDTTREEPPWSEGDEFGHFVLTRLLGRGSSGFVYRVFDTATRRRHALKILRLNNADLLMRNRLGFRRMTQIEHPNLLYVDRIHKVGEFTALAMEEIRGVTLSKAIEQLKRLPSDQAFCRLLDLMRDFAAGLATMHAAGLIHRDIKPLNLMVGDDGRGKVIDYGLVDTFDLASPTAEVGNHILGTPHYLAPEVICRQIYLPAGDIFALGVVMLEALQVITLESTDVAEDLRLGGPGIERNSRSLIDAELILEALDDLSQHVPELIDQTCRQMLDRDPSERPTAHRLARLGLPPQAPTFRAEKSLIGRDLQLTQVTNWIDSVFDGGVSRIHMTGPSGIGKTRLLEEAIEYIESKHWGQVFRGRCRQREDSAMQAFEQICDEIASRYDQGDREKLQLDPVSYEILVGIFPFLKNVMTCRMDYPTPVAGASTRLNSLDAAARMSHQLRMVGPLFIVIDDSQWADQDSLNVLDRLRICGGDVGMGIITVSREAVDPQQLPADVTISLEPIDSKFVMEHIAKEAIRWSIPISDSALASLADATGGSPFRLQELSNEFRPGGALSKLDMNSDQDRSVTKLVSIDQLWQCRLDRLSDQAKQTLLFVVTAGGRVSTDQLASLTGLGDDVDAAISELSQLRLIVDEATGGYCISIFHDRFADQLSDSLGEDEKQSANAAWASLLVRQDDCATLAARIAGHWFAAGFPGRAVSHAILAAEDAERRIAKNEAARWHARVIDHLTGDEKIHHIREAANCYREADIPVEAARYYQMLAELASPQERFDCELLSSIMLVRSGRYPLVRQSLSRLAGKLGLPRPKHPWLAKLSILFSVLRLKLHHDSLVEDLTSETFESMTSGLPKLAGTSDKDRVSKSPRTDQQDKRRFDLCVSLVRPMSMFDTLYATELNIASARLARIQGTFEQRMNVAVGEAVFHSYDKDAKRIAAMSNLLKLLPAAKRSGLAKAKADVWVGFMFAHLIACRWEKVAIPLANSVREYRLVDSSFGFEVAHARWAGLWADWCQGRWVSMTTTSDEMFEDALQRNDFFRQQVTIGGLGGNAWLVRGRPTELARLRQRAFEPDDLGTNLGTSEILNFFDRVTRTYDSLYQGDFSSAWDLSVEIDGQLRHASFAKVQVFRVVGQSLSALAALQCYNSSLDPVWRTLVREKTRKLRAEQLPYTRVIANFYDGLLDFISAEQTGSGYDAAIDCLQRARIEAVEAKLLPIELAAADAISRLRTGQSSDSLKAQMAAQGVVSPDQLLLLYTIPLP; the protein is encoded by the coding sequence ATGTCCGACTTTCTCATACTCGATGGCGACACACCAATCAGGAATCCGGGTGACCGCGAGACACAGGGCGATACGACTCGAGAAGAACCGCCCTGGTCCGAGGGTGACGAATTCGGACATTTCGTGCTAACAAGGTTGCTTGGTCGAGGAAGCAGCGGCTTCGTTTATCGAGTTTTCGACACCGCGACGCGGCGACGTCACGCTCTGAAAATACTGCGACTCAACAACGCCGACCTGTTGATGCGGAACCGACTAGGGTTTCGACGCATGACCCAGATCGAGCACCCCAACTTGCTTTACGTGGATCGCATCCACAAAGTTGGCGAGTTCACGGCGCTCGCAATGGAAGAAATTCGCGGCGTCACGCTTAGCAAAGCCATTGAACAACTGAAGCGACTGCCCAGCGACCAAGCCTTTTGTCGTTTGCTCGACTTGATGCGAGACTTTGCCGCCGGTTTGGCGACGATGCATGCTGCTGGTTTGATTCATCGCGACATCAAACCGCTTAACTTGATGGTCGGCGACGACGGTCGCGGTAAGGTGATCGACTACGGCTTGGTTGACACGTTTGACTTGGCATCGCCGACCGCCGAAGTTGGCAATCACATTCTGGGCACGCCCCACTACCTGGCACCCGAAGTCATTTGTCGCCAAATTTATCTGCCGGCGGGCGACATCTTTGCGTTGGGTGTTGTGATGCTTGAAGCGCTTCAAGTCATCACTTTGGAATCGACCGACGTCGCCGAAGATCTGCGACTCGGTGGGCCGGGAATTGAAAGAAACTCACGTTCGTTGATTGATGCCGAGCTAATTTTGGAAGCCCTCGATGACTTGTCGCAGCACGTTCCCGAATTGATCGACCAAACGTGCCGACAAATGCTGGACCGTGACCCTTCCGAGCGTCCCACGGCGCACCGCTTGGCTCGATTGGGTTTGCCGCCTCAAGCACCCACGTTCCGCGCAGAGAAATCGTTGATCGGTCGCGACTTGCAATTGACGCAGGTGACCAATTGGATCGACTCGGTCTTCGACGGCGGCGTGTCGCGGATTCACATGACCGGGCCATCAGGAATCGGCAAGACACGGCTTTTGGAGGAAGCCATCGAGTACATCGAATCGAAACACTGGGGACAAGTGTTTCGCGGACGATGTCGCCAACGCGAAGATTCGGCAATGCAAGCGTTCGAGCAAATCTGTGACGAGATTGCCAGTCGATACGACCAAGGCGATCGAGAAAAACTGCAACTTGACCCGGTCAGCTACGAAATTTTGGTCGGCATTTTTCCGTTTTTAAAGAATGTGATGACTTGCCGAATGGACTACCCAACACCAGTCGCTGGGGCGTCAACTCGGTTGAATTCGTTGGATGCAGCCGCTCGCATGAGTCACCAATTGCGAATGGTTGGGCCGCTGTTCATTGTCATCGATGATTCCCAGTGGGCCGACCAAGATTCGTTGAATGTGCTCGACCGGTTACGAATCTGCGGCGGCGACGTCGGCATGGGCATCATCACGGTTTCCCGCGAAGCGGTAGACCCACAACAATTGCCGGCCGATGTCACCATCTCGCTGGAACCGATCGATAGCAAATTCGTAATGGAACACATCGCCAAAGAAGCGATTCGGTGGTCGATACCGATATCGGATTCAGCGCTGGCGAGTCTGGCCGACGCCACCGGCGGGAGCCCCTTTCGTCTGCAAGAACTATCGAACGAGTTTCGACCCGGCGGTGCGCTTTCGAAATTGGACATGAACAGCGATCAGGATCGCTCAGTCACCAAACTGGTCAGCATCGATCAATTGTGGCAGTGCCGGCTGGATCGTTTGAGCGATCAAGCGAAACAGACGCTGTTGTTCGTCGTTACCGCGGGCGGTCGTGTGTCGACGGATCAACTCGCCAGCCTGACGGGATTGGGCGATGACGTGGATGCCGCCATATCCGAATTGTCGCAGTTGCGATTGATCGTCGACGAAGCCACCGGCGGTTACTGCATTTCGATTTTTCACGATCGCTTTGCCGATCAGTTGTCTGACTCACTTGGCGAAGACGAAAAGCAAAGTGCCAACGCGGCATGGGCTTCGCTGCTGGTTCGCCAGGACGATTGCGCAACGCTGGCAGCCCGCATCGCAGGACACTGGTTCGCCGCTGGATTCCCCGGACGGGCAGTATCGCACGCGATTCTTGCTGCCGAAGACGCCGAACGACGTATCGCGAAAAACGAAGCCGCTCGGTGGCACGCGCGAGTCATCGATCATTTGACAGGCGACGAAAAAATTCATCACATCCGCGAAGCGGCTAACTGCTATCGCGAGGCGGACATTCCCGTCGAAGCGGCCCGGTACTACCAAATGCTTGCCGAACTGGCGAGTCCGCAAGAACGGTTTGATTGCGAATTGTTATCATCGATCATGCTGGTTCGAAGCGGCCGGTATCCGCTGGTGCGACAGTCGCTCAGCCGACTGGCTGGGAAACTTGGCTTGCCCCGACCAAAACACCCTTGGCTTGCGAAACTTTCGATCCTCTTCAGCGTCCTGCGTTTAAAGTTGCATCACGATTCGCTCGTCGAGGATTTGACTTCGGAAACTTTCGAGTCCATGACATCCGGTTTGCCGAAGTTGGCCGGCACGTCTGATAAAGATCGCGTTTCGAAATCGCCCCGAACCGATCAGCAAGATAAACGACGATTCGATCTATGCGTTTCGTTGGTTCGTCCTATGTCGATGTTCGACACGCTTTACGCAACAGAATTGAATATCGCGTCGGCACGGTTGGCACGCATTCAGGGCACATTCGAACAACGCATGAACGTGGCCGTCGGTGAGGCCGTGTTTCATTCGTACGACAAGGATGCGAAACGGATTGCGGCAATGTCGAACTTGTTAAAGCTCTTGCCCGCCGCGAAGCGGTCGGGACTTGCGAAGGCGAAAGCTGATGTTTGGGTCGGTTTTATGTTTGCGCATTTGATCGCGTGCCGTTGGGAAAAAGTTGCGATTCCGCTTGCGAACTCCGTCAGAGAATATCGATTGGTGGATTCATCCTTCGGTTTCGAAGTCGCGCATGCTAGATGGGCCGGGTTGTGGGCCGATTGGTGCCAAGGGCGATGGGTCAGCATGACGACGACCAGCGACGAAATGTTCGAGGACGCCCTACAGCGAAACGATTTTTTCCGGCAACAGGTCACGATCGGGGGCCTCGGCGGAAACGCGTGGCTGGTGCGCGGTCGCCCAACCGAATTGGCTCGACTGCGACAACGCGCTTTTGAGCCCGATGACCTGGGCACCAATTTGGGTACAAGCGAAATTTTGAATTTTTTCGATCGCGTGACCCGCACCTACGACTCGCTCTACCAAGGTGATTTTTCCAGTGCGTGGGATTTGTCAGTCGAGATCGACGGCCAACTGCGTCATGCCTCGTTCGCCAAGGTCCAAGTTTTCCGAGTTGTCGGACAGTCGCTTAGTGCGCTGGCGGCGCTGCAGTGCTACAACAGCTCCTTGGACCCGGTATGGCGGACTCTCGTTCGGGAAAAAACACGCAAATTGCGAGCCGAGCAGTTGCCCTACACGCGTGTGATCGCGAATTTTTACGACGGTCTGCTAGACTTCATTTCTGCGGAACAGACCGGATCGGGATACGACGCTGCGATCGATTGCCTTCAACGGGCTCGAATCGAAGCGGTCGAGGCCAAACTGCTGCCGATCGAATTGGCGGCTGCGGACGCAATTTCGCGTCTGAGGACTGGCCAATCGTCTGATTCGTTGAAAGCACAAATGGCGGCCCAGGGCGTGGTTTCGCCCGATCAGTTGCTGCTGCTGTATACGATCCCCTTGCCGTAA